The proteins below come from a single Lates calcarifer isolate ASB-BC8 linkage group LG11, TLL_Latcal_v3, whole genome shotgun sequence genomic window:
- the mrc2 gene encoding LOW QUALITY PROTEIN: C-type mannose receptor 2 (The sequence of the model RefSeq protein was modified relative to this genomic sequence to represent the inferred CDS: deleted 1 base in 1 codon), whose translation MQGNDRHRNKESRGTWTNRQLIFYKCTLYLFIFSLELKRSVSVPPDSDDFAFFHEGAQGCLGVRDHSLILSTSCEEDNQRWKWVTRGRLFNLGSSLCLGVTTGNITSRSDRSPLGVYTCDREPPRVRWTWNCGQVLDNLNNYLPSPSIWNSSSTAPSSKLKWTLHGGVQDLCAKIYREIYTIQGNSHGRPCYLPFLYDGQWFHSCTSIGREDGHLWCATTYDYGKDERWGFCPVKSSGCETFWDTDPLTDSCYQFNFQATLSWSEARISCQQQGADLLSITKLHEQTYINGLLTGYSAALWIGLNDLDINGGWQWADSSPLKYLNWEQDQPNHAEEENCAVIRTESSGRWQNRDCSVALPYVCKKRPNATLDPFTTDSWADDEKYECDVGWQAFQAGCYKLTSEKTDWDTAQKTCQKMEANLVSIHTLPELEFILRNLKKDVDQLWIGLHDTDMQMDFQWTDHTPVIFTYWHPFEPNNFRNTQEDCVSIWGADGRWDDSPCNMTLPSICKKPGTKSDGKPQHQDCKQGWKWHSPACYWVGEDLLTFSEARKSCEDHGAALVTITNRFEQAFANSLLFGRSGDSFWIGLHDQSSPGSFHWLSGDEVSYTNWNRDQPVNIRGGCVSMATGFATGLWEVKECASAKAKFICRQNQDTSLSPEPPVPQPTPSLSGSCPTGWKSNSNLRYCYKVFHSSQLEQKMSWLQAHLFCRRHGANLLSISGPDEEHFVLQVLHEAFGESEDHEQHWFWIGLNRRNPMDNGSWKWSDGLAFTYQNFGRYYYNIRQCAAADLGTMTWLAMHCDSELDWICKIPRGSVEKEPEVSEGTSSPEWIGFQEAEYKFFDHRTTWDQAQRICSWFDSSLASVHSAEEQAFLANTLRKMVKVEGDNWWLGLHTYENDGRFRWSDHSVLNYVSWALGRPHPLSRDRRCVHLSATKADWSDQKCHSDLPYICKRVNVTGTIPPTPSSPHPPAGCPDGWASYQHKCFRVFDQSYRVTWSASKLKCETQGGVLAVVSNHLEQAFVTTLLNNASVDLWVGLTSDSKGHFQWSKAGLLSYTNWAPGEPLDNSGPHQNKTRGNCVVMIHGNPQKNTGMWASRACEMESNGFICQRHQDQGLPPAPALIPASLSKPVELGGVTYRVVEKRLDWTGALHLCESLNGTLAQVKDPYQQGYLTLLINSLRRPAWIGLYNYGGRSFTWLGEEEGTYSNWKDGEPNHMFGCGHMTTTGQWIMTPCDAKLEAAICQISDEPVSHQWVYPGICPRSLGEWAWVPFRNHCYAFNLQSLKLQQDARMSCKKVGAELLSILDEMENGFVWEHIQSYAEQAHGAWLGISVKGRGLVWSEDTEMSYTNWEAHDLAFSVLSPNSCFWIQSNSGLWKPGSCRNRTHGVICKRPRSAETSAVILDSDHLPTLIVVMVTGLVLVVLIVGVIYLYRRRTVGSRGSYEGARYSRTNSSLGEQVEKNILVSDMELNEQPE comes from the exons TGCCACCGGACTCTGACGACTTTGCTTTCTTCCATGAGGGCGCCCAGGGGTGCCTGGGGGTGCGGGATCACTCCCTCATCCTATCGACCTCCTGCGAGGAAGACAACCAGCGCTGGAAGTGGGTGACCCGCGGACGCCTGTTCAACCTGGGCTCCTCGCTTTGCCTGGGCGTGACCACTGGTAACATCACCTCCAGATCGGACAGGTCTCCTCTGGGCGTGTACACCTGCGACCGCGAGCCCCCCAGGGTACGTTGGACCTGGAATTGTGGCCAGGTGCTGGACAACCTCAACAATTATCTTCCCTCGCCCTCGATTTGGAACTCCTCCTCAACGGCCCCCTCTTCCAAGCTCAAATGGACTTTGCATGGTGGTGTGCAGGACCTGTGTGCTAAAATATATCGCG AGATCTACACAATCCAGGGGAACTCTCACGGCCGCCCCTGCTACCTACCCTTCCTGTATGATGGCCAGTGGTTCCACAGCTGCACTAGCATCGGGCGTGAGGATGGCCACCTCTGGTGTGCCACCACCTATGACTACGGCAAGGACGAGCGTTGGGGGTTTTGCCCCGTCAAGA GCAGTGGCTGTGAGACATTCTGGGATACTGACCCCCTGACAGACAGCTGTTACCAGTTTAACTTCCAGGCTACACTGTCGTGGAGCGAGGCTCGGATCAGTTGCCAGCAGCAGGGAGCAGACCTGCTAAGCATCACCAAGCTGCATGAGCAGACCTACATCAATG GTTTACTGACCGGCTACAGCGCTGCTTTGTGGATCGGCCTCAATGACCTGGACATCAATGGAGGCTGGCAGTGGGCCGACTCCTCACCGCTTAAATATCTCAACTGGGAGCAAG ACCAACCAAACCATGCCGAGGAGGAGAACTGCGCTGTGATCAGAACTGAGTCATCGGGTCGTTGGCAGAACCGTGATTGTTCTGTTGCTCTGCCGTATGTCTGTAAGAAGAGACCGAATGCCACCCTGGACCCCTTCACTACTG ACTCGTGGGCAGATGATGAGAAATATGAGTGTGATGTGGGCTGGCAGGCCTTCCAGGCTGGCTGCTACAAACTCACTTCAGAGAAGACTGACTGGGATACAGCTCAAAAAACCTGCCAGAAGATGGAGGCCAACCTTGTCAGCATCCACACCCTACCAGAGCTGGAGTTCATCCTGCGCAACCTGAAAAAAG ACGTTGACCAACTATGGATAGGGCTCCATGACACTGACATGCAAATGGACTTCCAATGGACGGACCACACACCCGTCATCTTCACCTACTGGCACCCCTTTGAACCCAATAACTTCCGCAACACCCAAGAAGATTGCGTCTCCATCTGGGGCGCT GACGGCCGCTGGGACGACAGCCCTTGTAATATGACCCTGCCCTCCATCTGTAAGAAACCAGGAACAAAGAGTGACGGGAAACCACAGCACCAAGACTGCAAACAA ggCTGGAAATGGCACAGTCCAGCTTGTTACTGGGTGGGAGAAGATCTTCTCACCTTTAGTGAGGCCAGGAAATCCTGTGAGGACCATGGAGCTGCCCTTGTTACCATTACCAacag GTTCGAGCAGGCATTCGCCAACAGCCTGTTGTTCGGCCGTTCTGGAGATTCTTTCTGGATCGGCCTCCATGACCAGAGCAGCCCTGGCTCTTTCCACTGGCTTAGCGGGGATGAGGTGTCCTACACCAACTGGAATCGAGACCAGCCAG TCAACATCCGCGGCGGCTGTGTCTCCATGGCGACAGGCTTTGCTACAGGTCTGTGGGAGGTGAAGGAGTGTGCGTCAGCGAAGGCGAAATTCATCTGCCGACAGAACCAGGACACGTCTCTGAGCCCCGAGCCCCCCGTCCCTCAGCCCACCCCGAGCCTCAGCGGCTCCTGTCCCACCGGCTGGAAGAGCAACAGTAACCTGCGCTACTGTTACAAG gtgtttcaTTCCTCCCAGCTGGAGCAGAAGATGAGCTGGCTGCAGGCTCACCTGTTCTGCCGGAGACATGGAGCCAACCTGCTGAGCATCAGCGGCCCTGACGAGGAGCACTTTGTTCTACAGGTTCTCCACGAAGCCTTTGG GGAATCTGAGGACCACGAGCAGCATTGGTTTTGGATTGGACTGAACCGCAGGAACCCCATGGACAACGGCAGCTGGAAGTGGAGTGATGGACTGGCT ttcACGTACCAGAACTTTGGCCGCTACTACTACAACATTCGGCAGTGTGCTGCAGCAGACCTGGGCACTATGACCTGGCTGGCCATGCACTGTGACTCTGAGTTAGACTGGATCTGCAAGATCCCTAGAG gTAGTGTTGAGAAGGAGCCAGAAGTCTCTGAAG GCACAAGTTCACCAGAGTGGATTGGCTTCCAGGAGGCTGAGTATAAATTTTTTGACCACCGCACCACTTGGGACCAGGCCCAGAGGATTTGCTCCTGGTTTGATTCCTCGCTGGCCTCCGTCCACTCAGCTGAAGAGCAGGCTTTCCTGGCCAACACTTTACGCAAG ATGGTGAAAGTAGAGGGTGACAACTGGTGGCTGGGGCTTCACACCTACGAAAACGACGGGCGTTTCCGCTGGTCCGACCATTCTGTGCTCAATTACGTGTCGTGGGCTCTTGGGAGGCCGCACCCACTTAGCCGCGATCGCAGATGTGTCCACTTGTCCGCCACcaaag CGGACTGGTCTGATCAAAAATGCCACTCTGACCTGCCCTACATCTGTAAGAGAGTGAATGTCACAGGGACCATTCCTCCTACTCCATCATCCCCCCACCCACCTGCAGGCTGTCCTGATGGATGGGCTTCCTATCAGCATAAG tgtttcagGGTGTTTGATCAGTCATACCGCGTCACATGGTCTGCATCCAAGTTGAAATGCGAGACGCAAGGAGGCGTACTGGCAGTGGTGTCCAATCACTTGGAGCAAG CCTTTGTCACCACCCTGCTGAACAATGCCAGTGTTGACCTTTGGGTGGGTTTGACCTCAGACTCCAAAGGTCATTTCCAGTGGTCCAAGGCCGGCCTGCTCAGCTACACCAACTGGGCTCCCGGAGAGCCGCTTGACAACAGCGGGCCACACCAGAACAAGACCCGG GGAAACTGCGTGGTGATGATTCATGGGAACCCACAGAAGAACACTGGCATGTGGGCTTCCCGGGCCTGTGAGATGGAAAGCAATGGCTTCATTTGTCAAAGGCATCAAG ACCAAGGTCTCCCTCCAGCACCTGCGCTGATTCCTGCCTCCCTGTCAAAGCCTGTGGAGCTCGGGGGTGTGACATACCGGGTGGTGGAGAAACGACTGGACTGGACCGGCGCTCTGCACCTGTGCGAATCGTTGAATGGCACCCTGGCC CAGGTGAAGGATCCCTACCAGCAGGGTTACCTCACCCTGCTGATCAACAGCCTGCGCCGGCCAGCTTGGATTGGTCTCTACAACTACGGA gGACGAAGCTTCACCTGGCTGGGTGAAGAAGAGGGAACATACTCAAACTGGAAAGATGGAGAGCCCAATCACATGTTTGGATGCGGTCACATGACCACTACTGGACAATGGATTATGACTCCCTGTGATGCTAAACTGGAGGCTGCTATCTGTCAAATTAGTG ATGAGCCTGTGAGTCACCAGTGGGTCTACCCTGGCATTTGCCCCCGCTCTCTGGGAGAGTGGGCGTGGGTCCCTTTCAGAAACCACTGTTACGCCTTCAACCTACAAAGTCttaaactgcagcaggatgCACGAATGTCCTGTAAAAAAG TGGGAGCAGAACTTCTCTCTATCTTGGACGAGATGGAGAACGGATTTGTGTGGGAACACATCCAGAGCTATGCAGAACAGGCACATGGAGCTTGGCTGGGCATCAGCGTGAAAG GTAGAGGTTTAGTGTGGAGCGAGGACACAGAGATGTCATACACCAACTGGGAGGCGCACGATCTCGccttctctgttctgtctccCAACTCCTGCTTCTGGATCCAGAGCAACAGCGGCCTGTGGAAGCCGGGCTCCTGCAGAAATCGCACGCACGGAGTCATCTGCAAACGGCCACGca GTGCTGAAACCTCAGCTGTAATAT TGGATAGCGACCATCTGCCCACTCTgattgttgtcatggtgacgGGCCTGGTGTTGGTGGTGCTGATCGTCGGCGTGATCTACCTGTACCGTCGACGAACAGTTGGGTCCCGTGGGTCCTACGAAGGGGCCCGCTACAGCCGCACCAACTCCAGCCTTGGCGAGCAGGTTGAGAAGAACATCCTGGTATCCGACATGGAGCTGAACGAGCAGCCCGAGTAG